One Methylocystis iwaonis genomic window, GACACTGGAGTTCGAAGGGAGATTGGCGCCGAATATGCCTTGCGTCGTTGGGCTGGAATACATTTTGTTCATGTCGACCTTGATGGTGGACAAGGGGCCTGACATGCCAAGCTTCGAGTCGTATCCCATCAAATAATAGCCGGCAGAGTTGACCAATCGTCCTTGAGCGTCGGGAACAAAATTGCCGGCTCGGGTAAGGAACGTTTGGCCAGCGTCGTTGGAGACGAGAAAAAAGCCGTTGCCGGAGATGGCGAGATCGGTGGTTGTGCCGGTGGTCAACGGTGAACCCTGGAGAGACACTTCATTGCGTGTAACGGTCGTCACGCCGCCGCCGACAGAGTCATAGCCATTCAACACCGTCAGGAAATCGGTTCGAGCGTTCTTGTATCCGGCCGTGTTCGAGTTCGCGATATTTTTGGAAATTGCGGCAAGCCAATCTGTTTGAGCCGACATTCCCATAACGGACGTGTTGAAAAGGCTGGATCCTGAGCTCATTGCACTATGCTCCGCTACAGACTGAATCTGCTCGACGACAATTCGTAAGACCCGTAGCTTACGCGAGACTGCGAAAACAATCGGAGCAGGGGCTCTGATCCAGTGCAGTTAATGGATTGAAAATCGGTAGGCAGCTATTTTGAGTCTCGGTCTTTGGCAAAATTGCCTCTCGAAAGAGGCTATGAGCGGTTTACCATGGCAGAAAACGGACGCCACACGGTTCTCGACGCGCAGAAGGTGGACGAGAAGAAGTTCCGCCGGATATCGTTTCTGCGAGATGGACAGGCTTTGACCTATACGGTCAAGACCGTGCAATCGGAACGCAGGCAGGAAAAGAGAGTGGCCGTCCGCCTGCAATCAGGCAAAGTCCTCGACGTCGACGGGCGTTTTCTTGCCGATTTTCTTTTCGTCAATCGTGGCTCTGGCGGCGTGCGCATAACGCTTACGCGTCATCTGGCGCTCCCGAGGAGGATCTGGCTATACGAGGATCTCAATCATATTTGCTGGGGCGCTGAAGTGGTGTGGCAAAACGGCGGCGTTGTCGGCTGCCGCTATAGAGGTTCCGACGTCGCCTTGGACGAGCGCCTGCTGCGTCGGTTCAGGGCCAAATATTACGCCTTGCGTTGAACTGCCCTGAAGTGGCGAGCAAGGGCAGCCGAGAGATCATATTGGATAGGAACGCACGAGACTGCCAACCAGCAGATGCCAACCGTCCATAAGGACGAAAAACAAGACCTTCAACGGCAGTGAGATCGTTGTTGGCGGCAACATCATCATGCCCATCGACATCGTCACGATCGAGATGACCAGATCGATTACGAGAAAGGGAAGGACGATGAGGAAACCGATCTCGAAACCTCGCCGCAGCTCCGAAATCATGAAGGCAGGGATCAGAACGTAAAGATCCGGATCGGCGGAGACATTGGCCGCAGCCTTGTTTTTTGTGAGGTCCTCGAACAGGCGGATGTCCTTGTCGCGCACATTCGCCACCATGAACGATCGAAACGGCTTGATAATCTTGTCGACCGCTTCGGGTTCGGCAATTTTGTTCTCCAGCAGAGGTTTGAGCCCAGCGTTCCAGGCTTCGTCGAACGCGGGATGCATAACGTAAAAGGTCATAAAGAGAGCAAGGCTGATCATGACGAGATTCGCAGGGGTGCTTTGCAGCCCAAGACCTGCACGCAAGAATGAAAGAGCGATAGAGAAGCGGGTGAAGCTCGTGACGGTGACGAGGAGGCCGGGCGCGACCGACAAGACGGTCAGCGCCGCGACCAATTGAATGATTCGACCGGAGGCGGAGGCGCTGCCGGCTGGAATTAGCGCATTCAGATCTAAGGTCTGATTTGCTCCCCAGGCGGCAGTCGGAACAAGGGCGAGGAGAAGGATGATCAGAGCGCGCTTCATTGCACCACCAGAGATTGGATGACGAGCTCCTGGACAGCGCCTTCCGAGCGGATAGAAGCGCGCTCCGAAAGTTCTTCATTGAGCCTGCGCAAGCCGGCGCTTCCTTCGATCGAGCGAAGGGAGAGACTCCGCAAATAAGCGACGATATCTCCGGTCAACTCGCTTATGAGAATATCCGGATGCGTGAGTGCGTCGGGATCATAGACGATGGCGACTTGCAGTCTGATCCAACTCGAATTGCCATCCGACAAATTCGTGACGATCGGCGCGAGCTCCTTCAATGCGGTCTTGCCCGCTTTGCGCGCGCTTGCGCGTGACGGCGTTTCTCCATGAGCCGGCGTGGAAGAAACATGCTTGCCATCGCTCGCCGGGGCCTCACTGGCTGGAGGCTCGGGAGATTTGAGGGGTTCGGGCGTGCGCGCAAGCATCATTCCGACAAAAGCGCCCGCTATAGCGATCACGACCGTCATTGCCAGCGTAATTGCAATGACGGTCATCGTGTCCGACGCAGTTTTGCTTTCGGTGTCGCTCATGAGACTCTGACCTTTGGCCTTTCGCTAGAATGGCCAAGCGAGATCGTAAAGCTGCTGCCCGAGGGCCGGTTGCTGGACCTCCATCAAACGTCCGCGTCCGCCGTAGGAGATGCGGGCCTCGGCGATTTTGTCATAGGCAACGGTGTTGTCCTTCGAAATATCGCGCTGGCGCACAATGCCGGCGATGGTCAAGACGCGCATTTCGTAGTTGATTCGAAACTCCTGCGACCCCTGAACGACAAGATTGCCATTCGGAAGGACAGCCGTGACCATTCCCGCGACGGAGAGCTTTATCTGTTCCCGTCTGTTGATCGAACCTTGGCCCTGCGTGGAGGTCGTCGAGTCGATTTCGTTTTCGAAGTTGCCCGTAGCGTTCACGGGTCCGCCGCCGAGGAAGCCGGGCAGGAACGCCGCCAGATACTGCCATTTGGTGTGGACCTTCGAGTCGCGAGAGCGGTCGGTGGAATTACCCACGATCGCCTTGTCGTCCATCGAGATCGTGATGGTGACGAGATCTCCGACAGTCATTGCGCGCACATCGCGAAACATATTGATGCGGTTGTCGTCGAAACGCATTCCCCGACCTGGGGCGGGGAGTCTCGTTGCCCCAACGGGGAGGTTCTCGTCAAAGGGAGTCAAACCGCTGCCAACCGCCGTCATATGAGGCTCGCGGCCGATGTCACGCGGATCAGTGGCGCAGCCGCAAAGAAATAGAGCAAGCAAAGCGGCTAGTTTTTTTGTCATTGCGGCTTTCCTGAAGGCTTTGCCGAACTATACGCAGCCAGTTTTTTAATGAGGCCCGCGCCCCTGGATGCGGTCATTTCCGAGAGGATTTGGCTCGAGGCTTTCGGGTTCAGGCGACTGAGCACGGCGATGGCGACATCGTCGTCGAGCACTGCGAATTGCGCAGCCGCTACGTCGGGCTTCATTTTCGAGTAGACGGTGACGAGGTTCTCATCGGCTCTTTTCAGCAACGCCTCGTATTTTTCGAGGACTGCCTCG contains:
- the fliP gene encoding flagellar type III secretion system pore protein FliP (The bacterial flagellar biogenesis protein FliP forms a type III secretion system (T3SS)-type pore required for flagellar assembly.) gives rise to the protein MKRALIILLLALVPTAAWGANQTLDLNALIPAGSASASGRIIQLVAALTVLSVAPGLLVTVTSFTRFSIALSFLRAGLGLQSTPANLVMISLALFMTFYVMHPAFDEAWNAGLKPLLENKIAEPEAVDKIIKPFRSFMVANVRDKDIRLFEDLTKNKAAANVSADPDLYVLIPAFMISELRRGFEIGFLIVLPFLVIDLVISIVTMSMGMMMLPPTTISLPLKVLFFVLMDGWHLLVGSLVRSYPI
- a CDS encoding flagellar basal body-associated FliL family protein, with protein sequence MSDTESKTASDTMTVIAITLAMTVVIAIAGAFVGMMLARTPEPLKSPEPPASEAPASDGKHVSSTPAHGETPSRASARKAGKTALKELAPIVTNLSDGNSSWIRLQVAIVYDPDALTHPDILISELTGDIVAYLRSLSLRSIEGSAGLRRLNEELSERASIRSEGAVQELVIQSLVVQ
- a CDS encoding flagellar basal body L-ring protein FlgH, which codes for MRFDDNRINMFRDVRAMTVGDLVTITISMDDKAIVGNSTDRSRDSKVHTKWQYLAAFLPGFLGGGPVNATGNFENEIDSTTSTQGQGSINRREQIKLSVAGMVTAVLPNGNLVVQGSQEFRINYEMRVLTIAGIVRQRDISKDNTVAYDKIAEARISYGGRGRLMEVQQPALGQQLYDLAWPF